The following proteins are co-located in the Besnoitia besnoiti strain Bb-Ger1 chromosome Unknown contig00007, whole genome shotgun sequence genome:
- a CDS encoding putative vacuolar atp synthase subunit f (encoded by transcript BESB_072460): MAPVLGRVQGTDLKVAVIGDEDTVAGFLMAGIGMRDGLGRTNFFVVDSKTKRQDVEEAFRTLTERQDIGIVLINQHVADDIRYLVDLHNKIIPTILEIPSKDKPYDPSKDSVMQRIKFFFGGELPTS, from the exons ATGGCGCCCGTACTCGGCCGCGTGCAGGGAACCGACCTGAAGGTTGCCGTTATCGGCGATGAG GATACCGTCGCGGGCTTTCTCATGGCAGGAATCGGCATGCGCGATGGGCTGGGTCGCACGaacttcttcgtcgtcgatTCGA AAACGAAGCGGCAAGATGTTGAAGAGGCTTTTCGCACTTTGACGGAGCGACAGGACATCGGCATTGTGCTTATCAACCAGCAC GTAGCTGATGACATCCGGTACCTGGTCGACCTGCACAACAAGATTATTCCCACAATCTTGGAGATTCCCAGCAAAGATAAACCTTATGACCCCAGCAAG GATTCCGTCATGCAGCGCATCAAGTTCTTCTTCGGTGGCGAGCTTCCCACGTCTTGA